The proteins below come from a single Elusimicrobiota bacterium genomic window:
- a CDS encoding pyridoxine 5'-phosphate synthase, which produces MTLLGVNIDHVATVRQARRSTVPDVVAAAQVALASGADSITVHLREDRRHIQDMDVSRLSKIQGLRLNLEMAATEEMVRIASVLRPFSVCLVPERRQELTTEGGLDVMNQMARVRGVCQKISSKGIKVSLFIGPDLDQVTAAKDAGAHMVEIHTGTYADAPAEARGTALKKVEEAGLLAHRLGLVLNAGHGLDYQNVLPIATLDHMNELNIGFSIIARSLFVGLESAVREMKTLVAGVERRT; this is translated from the coding sequence ATGACTCTTCTTGGCGTTAACATTGACCATGTGGCCACCGTTCGTCAAGCCCGTCGATCCACGGTGCCCGATGTGGTGGCGGCCGCCCAAGTGGCGTTGGCCTCAGGGGCCGACTCCATCACCGTTCATTTGCGTGAAGACCGTCGCCACATTCAAGATATGGATGTCTCGCGTTTATCCAAGATCCAGGGCCTTCGGCTCAATCTTGAAATGGCGGCCACGGAAGAAATGGTTCGGATTGCGAGTGTCTTACGTCCTTTCAGTGTATGTCTTGTCCCGGAACGGCGCCAAGAATTGACCACGGAAGGGGGGCTGGACGTGATGAACCAAATGGCCCGTGTGCGGGGCGTTTGCCAAAAAATTTCATCCAAGGGAATCAAAGTGAGTCTTTTTATTGGTCCTGACTTGGACCAGGTGACCGCAGCCAAAGACGCGGGAGCGCATATGGTGGAGATTCACACGGGGACCTACGCGGACGCTCCGGCTGAGGCGCGGGGCACGGCGCTGAAGAAGGTTGAGGAAGCCGGTCTTCTGGCACACCGCTTGGGACTGGTTTTAAACGCGGGGCATGGATTGGACTACCAAAATGTTCTTCCGATTGCCACGCTGGATCATATGAACGAACTCAATATTGGTTTCTCAATTATTGCTCGGTCGTTGTTTGTTGGTCTTGAATCGGCCGTGCGGGAAATGAAAACGTTGGTGGCGGGTGTGGAGAGGAGGACCTAA
- a CDS encoding TIGR00159 family protein: MSAFFFRFWQGPFLHVVDVVLVSILIYHVLLLIQGTRAVQVLRGFVVLAVATVVADRLLGLPTLGWLLRTFWIAWAVVFAVVFQPELRALLAHLGSHRLGRSLIPQELGFIDEIIAALREGAAGRVGMLIVLEQETGLRNFIGTGTVINGQVSRELLSTLFFPHTPLHDGAAILREDRVVAAGCVLPLSNDTELSRVMGTRHRAALGLSEISDAIVIVLSEETGTVSMVRHGHLDRDVPLDELQRRLMEFYKSIGEKGLRNRRTREGDL; encoded by the coding sequence ATGAGTGCCTTCTTTTTCCGATTCTGGCAGGGCCCCTTTCTCCACGTGGTGGACGTGGTTTTGGTGTCGATTCTTATTTACCACGTTCTTCTTTTAATTCAGGGAACCCGTGCCGTCCAAGTTCTACGCGGATTTGTTGTTCTTGCTGTGGCGACGGTTGTGGCGGATCGTTTGCTTGGGTTGCCCACCTTGGGCTGGTTGTTACGAACCTTTTGGATTGCGTGGGCGGTTGTTTTTGCGGTGGTATTTCAACCGGAACTCCGGGCCCTTTTGGCCCATCTCGGGAGTCATCGATTGGGCCGTTCTTTGATTCCACAGGAACTGGGGTTCATTGATGAAATTATTGCCGCTTTGCGTGAAGGCGCCGCGGGGCGTGTGGGGATGTTGATCGTCTTGGAACAGGAAACCGGACTCCGGAATTTCATTGGAACAGGGACCGTCATTAACGGGCAAGTTTCCCGGGAACTATTGTCGACCCTTTTTTTTCCGCACACTCCGCTCCATGATGGAGCCGCCATCTTGCGGGAAGATCGGGTGGTGGCCGCTGGGTGTGTGTTGCCTCTCTCGAATGACACAGAACTGTCCCGCGTGATGGGGACCCGTCACCGGGCGGCCCTGGGCTTGAGTGAGATTTCCGACGCCATTGTGATTGTCTTAAGTGAAGAAACAGGGACGGTCTCGATGGTGCGCCATGGACACCTGGATCGGGATGTCCCACTGGACGAGTTGCAACGACGGTTGATGGAGTTTTACAAGTCGATCGGAGAAAAAGGCCTCCGCAACCGTCGGACGCGGGAGGGAGACCTGTGA
- the glmM gene encoding phosphoglucosamine mutase gives MGKLFGTDGVRGVAGRYPLTEQFVRRLGWAAGTVLAEREPRRPKRLFIVRDPRSSGPVLLRALAEGLGAAGFSVLDGGVLPTPAVAALIPSLPVVAGAVISASHNPAAHNGVKFFGPGGHKLEEDWEEAIERRALSKEPLPPLRLRVKPFLQARNRYIRFLKKCWPAGVSLRGVPLVLDCAQGATSTVAPDLFRQMGAQVTVLSASPNGRNINRQCGALHPQALAQAVRRTGARLGVAFDGDGDRAIFVDEAGHPRDGDAVLLAAARHLKVRGRLTNNSVVVTVMSNLGLHRALDALGFQREVTAVGDKYVWQGMRKTGAALGGEPSGHVIFRDFLPTGDGILTALQVAALLVETGRSFSSLTSLAVHYPQVLLNVPVRERTPLEKIPGFSRALAEVNTLLGDTGRTLVRYSGTEPLLRIMIEGPDRGAIESHAEALARLVRAA, from the coding sequence ATGGGAAAATTATTTGGAACAGATGGCGTGCGCGGAGTGGCGGGCCGTTATCCGTTGACGGAACAATTTGTCCGTCGATTGGGATGGGCGGCGGGTACCGTTTTAGCGGAACGGGAACCTCGTCGCCCCAAGAGATTGTTTATTGTTCGCGATCCCCGATCGTCCGGGCCGGTGTTGCTGAGGGCCTTAGCGGAAGGACTGGGCGCGGCGGGATTTTCAGTTTTGGATGGGGGTGTGCTGCCCACCCCGGCGGTGGCCGCACTTATCCCTTCGTTGCCCGTGGTTGCGGGCGCGGTGATTTCCGCCTCACACAATCCGGCGGCCCACAATGGGGTCAAGTTTTTCGGGCCTGGGGGCCACAAACTTGAAGAAGACTGGGAGGAGGCGATTGAACGCCGCGCCCTCTCGAAAGAACCGCTCCCACCTCTCCGGTTGCGTGTGAAACCGTTTCTTCAAGCGCGAAATCGATACATTCGGTTTTTAAAGAAATGCTGGCCCGCGGGTGTATCCTTGCGCGGGGTTCCCCTTGTTTTGGATTGTGCCCAAGGGGCGACCAGTACGGTCGCTCCGGACCTTTTTCGTCAGATGGGGGCGCAGGTCACGGTGCTCTCCGCGTCACCCAATGGCCGAAATATCAATCGCCAATGCGGGGCTCTTCACCCCCAGGCGTTGGCCCAGGCCGTTCGCCGGACAGGCGCGCGGTTGGGGGTGGCTTTCGATGGGGATGGGGACCGAGCGATCTTTGTGGATGAAGCGGGCCATCCGCGCGATGGGGACGCTGTTCTTTTGGCCGCGGCCCGTCACTTGAAGGTACGCGGTCGATTAACGAACAATTCCGTGGTCGTGACGGTGATGAGCAATCTGGGTCTTCATCGGGCGTTGGACGCCCTGGGGTTTCAAAGGGAAGTGACGGCGGTGGGAGACAAATATGTGTGGCAGGGAATGCGTAAAACAGGGGCGGCGTTGGGAGGGGAACCGTCCGGGCATGTGATCTTTCGGGATTTCCTCCCGACGGGAGACGGGATCCTCACCGCCTTGCAGGTGGCCGCGCTTTTGGTTGAAACAGGGAGAAGTTTCTCCTCGTTGACCTCGTTGGCGGTCCACTACCCCCAGGTCTTATTGAACGTTCCCGTTCGCGAGCGTACCCCGTTGGAAAAGATCCCAGGTTTTTCCCGGGCTTTGGCGGAGGTGAACACTCTTCTGGGGGACACCGGGCGCACCCTGGTCCGCTATTCGGGGACCGAACCCCTTCTGCGGATTATGATTGAAGGTCCTGACCGGGGCGCCATTGAATCCCACGCGGAAGCGTTGGCCCGTCTGGTTCGCGCGGCTTGA
- a CDS encoding pantoate--beta-alanine ligase produces MKTIRSSAVLRKIVLAWRRRGRSVGLVPTMGALHEGHLSLIRRAKRENDFVVVSLFVNPTQFGPQEDLTRYPRPFARDADLCRRESVALLFTPSPQGMYPPDFQTWVTVEELSKPLCGLVRPGHFRGVATVVLKLLNQVQPDRAYFGKKDFQQLRVIQRMVKDLDLPVKVVACPTVREFGGLALSSRNAFLSLGDRAVAPLLSRALRAAGQVLKSRRNKVEALRAARAVLRGHSGIRIQYLEIVDPETLVPSLKKSGPFLVAAAVWVGHTRLIDNLYIK; encoded by the coding sequence ATGAAAACAATTCGTTCCTCCGCTGTCCTGCGAAAAATCGTCTTGGCGTGGCGGCGACGTGGGCGGTCGGTGGGTTTGGTCCCGACCATGGGGGCGTTGCATGAAGGGCATTTGTCTCTCATCCGACGGGCGAAGAGGGAAAATGATTTCGTGGTGGTTTCCCTCTTTGTTAATCCCACCCAGTTTGGACCCCAGGAGGATTTGACCCGCTACCCTCGCCCTTTTGCCCGGGACGCCGATCTCTGTCGGCGTGAATCGGTCGCCCTCCTGTTCACCCCCTCGCCCCAGGGAATGTATCCGCCGGATTTTCAAACCTGGGTGACTGTGGAAGAACTCTCCAAGCCCCTGTGTGGGCTTGTCCGGCCAGGCCATTTCCGAGGCGTGGCCACGGTGGTGCTTAAACTTTTGAACCAAGTCCAACCCGACCGGGCCTATTTTGGAAAAAAAGATTTTCAGCAGTTGCGGGTGATCCAACGGATGGTGAAGGATCTGGATCTGCCGGTCAAAGTCGTTGCCTGCCCAACCGTTCGGGAGTTTGGAGGGCTGGCCCTTTCCAGCCGGAACGCTTTTCTCTCTCTTGGGGATCGCGCGGTGGCCCCCCTGTTGAGTCGTGCTTTACGGGCGGCGGGGCAAGTGTTAAAATCTCGTCGGAATAAAGTGGAGGCCCTCCGCGCCGCTCGGGCGGTGTTGCGGGGCCATTCTGGGATACGAATCCAATACCTTGAAATTGTGGATCCGGAAACATTGGTGCCGTCCCTAAAAAAATCAGGACCGTTCCTGGTGGCGGCGGCGGTGTGGGTTGGACATACCCGGTTGATCGATAACCTGTACATCAAATAA